GGAGGGATTCGCATGTGCGGCATTATCGGCTACATCGGGCAGCGGGACGCCCTCCCGGTGCTCCTGGAGGGGCTGCGGCGCCTGGAGTACCGCGGCTACGACTCGGCAGGCGTGGCCGTGCTGAGCAACGGCCACATCGCCGTGCGCAAGGCGGCAGGCAAGCTCGCCCGCCTGGAGGCGCTCACCGCGCGCGACCCGCTGCCCGGGACCGTGGGCATCGGCCACACCCGCTGGGCCACCCACGGGGTGCCCACCGACGAGAACGCCCACCCCCACACCGACTGCGCCGGCGACATCGTCGTCATCCACAACGGCATCATCGAGAACTTCCTCCCCCTGCGCGAGGCCCTCACCGCCCGCGGGCACGTCTTCCGCTCCGACACCGACACCGAGGTCATCGCCCACCTCATCGAGGAGGCCTACGCGGTCCTGCCCCCCGGGCCGGAGCGCTTCGAGGCGGCGGTGCGCGCGGCCCTGCGCCAGACCACCGGGGCCTACGCCATCGTGGTCATGGCCCGCCAGCACCCGGACCGCATCATCGCCGTGCGGCAGATCAGCCCGCTCATCGTCGGCCAGTCCGACGGGGCCACGATCCTGGCCTCGGGGATCCCCGCGCTGCTGCCCTACACCCGGGACGTGCTGGTGATCGAGGACGGGGAGATGGCGGTGCTGTGGGCCGACCGCGTCCTCATCACCGACCTGGAGGGACGGCCGCGCCCGCGCTCGCCCGTCCACGTCGACTGGGACGCGGAGATGGCGGAGAAGGGCGGCTACCCCCACTTCATGCTCAAGGAGATCCACGAGCAGCCCCGCGTGCTCATGGACACGCTCATGGGCCGGCTGGACGCCGCCGGCCGCGTCGAGCTGGACGGGGTGCACGTCACCGACGACTTCGTGCGCGCGCTGGACCGCGTGTGGATCACCGCCTGCGGCACGGCCTACCACGCGGGGCTGGCCGGGCGCTGGCTGATCGAGCACCTGGCCCGCATCCCGGTGGAGGCGGACCTGGCCAGCGAGCTGCGCTACCGCGACCCGCTGATCCAGGGGCGCACCTGGACCGTGGCCATCAGCCAGTCGGGGGAGACGGCCGACACGCTGGCGGCGGTGCGGGAGGCGCGGCGGCGCGGCTCGCGCATCCTGGCCATCACCAACGTCGTCGGCTCGGCGCTCACCCGCGAGGCCGACGACGTCCTCTACATCCGCGCCGGTCCCGAGATCGCCGTGGCCTCCACCAAGGCCTACCTGACCATGCTGGCGGCGCTGGTCATGCTGGCGCTGGACCTGGGCCGCCGCCGCGGCACCCTGGACCCCGCCCGGGCGGAGGTCCTGCTGGCCGGGCTGCGCGCCCTGCCGGCCAAGGTGCAGGCGGCGCTGGAGGGCGAGGCGGCGGTGGCGGAGCTGGCGCGCCGCTACCGCGACGTCGAGCACGTCTTCTTCATCGGTCGCGGCCTCGACTACCCGGTGGCCATGGAGGGCTCGCTGAAGCTCAAGGAGATCTCCTACGTCCACTCCGAGGCGCTGGCCGCCGGCGAGCTGAAGCACGGCACGCTGGCCCTGGTCGTCCCCGGTGTCCCCGTCGTCGCGCTGGTGACGCAGGGGCATGTGTACGAGAAGACGGTGTCGAACATCCTGGAGGTGAAGGCGCGCGGGGCCGAGGTCATCGCCGTGGCCTACGAGGACGACGAGCAGATCGCCCGCCACGCGGACCACGTCATCCGCCTGCCGCGGGTGCCCGACCTGCTGGCGCCGCTGGTGGCCATCGTCCCCCTGCAGCTCTTCGCCTACTACGTGGCCCGGGAGCGCGGCCACGACATCGACCAGCCGCGCAACCTGGCCAAGAGCGTGACGGTGGAGTGAGCGCCATGCTGGAACCCTGGGTCCTGGAGATTTTGGCCTGCCCCGCCGACAAGGCCCCGCTGGAGCTGCGCGAGGACCGGCTGGTCTGCACCCAGTGCGGGCGCCGCTACCCCATCCGGGACGGCATCCCCCACCTCCTGCTCGAGGAAGCGGAGCTGCCGTGAGGCCCGGCGGAGCCGTGGTGGGCGTCGGCCTCGACGTCGTCGAGGTCGCGCGCGTCCACCGCGCCGCCGGGCGGTGGGGGGAGCGCCTGCTGCGCCGCCTCTTCACCGAGGCGGAGCTGGCCCGGGCCCGGGGGGCGCACGCCCAGGCCCGCCTGGCCGCCCGCTTCGCCGCCAAGGAGGCGGTGATGAAGGCGCTCGGGGTGGGCTGGCAGGCGGTGCGGTGGCGGGAGATCGAGATCCGCACCGACCCCACCGGGCGGCCCACCGTGGCCCTCTCCGGGGAGGCGCAGGCCCTGGCCGAGCGGTTGGGCGTGGGGGAGGTCCTCGTCTCCCTGACCCACACCGACCACCTGGCGGTGGCCCAGGCGGTGGCGCTGGCGCGCTAAACCCTACAGGTCAACGGATCAGGGACGGGAAGTACACGAAGAGGGGCGCAAACCCTGACGACTTTTCACCGTCTTCAGCGCGCGCCGCCGGTGCCTACCGCCTCGAGGCTGATCTCGGGAGTTACCCCCCAAGAAGACCTGTGGGGCTCTCGGCGTCCACGTGCGCGGCGTTTGACTCGGCTACTTCGCCGCCGGGCTCGCGCCCCTCTAGTTGTGACAGTATCGGCGGG
The window above is part of the Armatimonadota bacterium genome. Proteins encoded here:
- the glmS gene encoding glutamine--fructose-6-phosphate transaminase (isomerizing) gives rise to the protein MCGIIGYIGQRDALPVLLEGLRRLEYRGYDSAGVAVLSNGHIAVRKAAGKLARLEALTARDPLPGTVGIGHTRWATHGVPTDENAHPHTDCAGDIVVIHNGIIENFLPLREALTARGHVFRSDTDTEVIAHLIEEAYAVLPPGPERFEAAVRAALRQTTGAYAIVVMARQHPDRIIAVRQISPLIVGQSDGATILASGIPALLPYTRDVLVIEDGEMAVLWADRVLITDLEGRPRPRSPVHVDWDAEMAEKGGYPHFMLKEIHEQPRVLMDTLMGRLDAAGRVELDGVHVTDDFVRALDRVWITACGTAYHAGLAGRWLIEHLARIPVEADLASELRYRDPLIQGRTWTVAISQSGETADTLAAVREARRRGSRILAITNVVGSALTREADDVLYIRAGPEIAVASTKAYLTMLAALVMLALDLGRRRGTLDPARAEVLLAGLRALPAKVQAALEGEAAVAELARRYRDVEHVFFIGRGLDYPVAMEGSLKLKEISYVHSEALAAGELKHGTLALVVPGVPVVALVTQGHVYEKTVSNILEVKARGAEVIAVAYEDDEQIARHADHVIRLPRVPDLLAPLVAIVPLQLFAYYVARERGHDIDQPRNLAKSVTVE
- a CDS encoding Trm112 family protein encodes the protein MLEPWVLEILACPADKAPLELREDRLVCTQCGRRYPIRDGIPHLLLEEAELP
- the acpS gene encoding holo-ACP synthase, which codes for MRPGGAVVGVGLDVVEVARVHRAAGRWGERLLRRLFTEAELARARGAHAQARLAARFAAKEAVMKALGVGWQAVRWREIEIRTDPTGRPTVALSGEAQALAERLGVGEVLVSLTHTDHLAVAQAVALAR